One genomic segment of Streptomyces sp. RKND-216 includes these proteins:
- a CDS encoding WYL domain-containing protein, protein MHTSHSRRESERGRHGGDSEPHTYTVDPYGLVAKAGVWCLVADLRGGPRLFRADRLASAKVLDTPVQRRAGVELAEAWEALRDAVEVRPTVVRVHARVRRERLALFLRICGTMLDPGFPPPDGTGREEWAEVRMAYPAFGAVCQLLQFGGDVEVLDPPAARAELLRAAREITALYPPPPRPGHGPGPGHGPGHGPGPGLSPAGPEEGHRSRPDGTWRWALDQPAATAPTGGEGHRRARGRAQALSGFHMTYAGGMAAVLVVG, encoded by the coding sequence GTGCACACATCCCACTCCCGCAGGGAGTCGGAGCGCGGGCGGCACGGCGGGGACAGCGAGCCGCACACCTACACCGTCGACCCGTACGGCCTGGTGGCGAAGGCCGGCGTCTGGTGCCTCGTCGCCGACCTGCGCGGCGGGCCCCGGCTGTTCCGCGCGGACCGGCTGGCCTCGGCGAAAGTGCTGGACACCCCGGTGCAACGGCGTGCCGGCGTCGAACTGGCCGAGGCATGGGAGGCGCTGCGCGACGCGGTCGAAGTGCGCCCGACCGTCGTCCGCGTCCACGCCCGCGTACGCCGCGAGCGGCTGGCCCTCTTCCTGCGCATCTGCGGCACCATGCTCGACCCCGGCTTCCCGCCCCCGGACGGAACCGGAAGGGAGGAGTGGGCGGAGGTCCGCATGGCCTACCCCGCCTTCGGCGCGGTCTGCCAGCTCCTCCAGTTCGGCGGCGACGTGGAAGTCCTCGACCCGCCCGCCGCCCGCGCCGAACTCCTGCGCGCCGCCCGCGAGATCACCGCCCTCTATCCGCCGCCCCCCAGACCCGGACACGGACCCGGACCCGGCCACGGACCCGGCCACGGACCCGGACCCGGCCTGAGCCCTGCCGGTCCGGAGGAAGGGCACCGCTCGCGCCCCGACGGGACATGGCGCTGGGCCCTGGACCAACCCGCCGCCACGGCGCCGACGGGTGGGGAGGGGCATCGACGGGCACGGGGGCGGGCGCAGGCGCTGAGCGGATTCCACATGACGTATGCGGGCGGAATGGCTGCTGTCCTGGTGGTGGGCTGA
- a CDS encoding PhoH family protein: MANSKKRLTPDRRTYVIDTSVLLADPAAMTRFDEHEVVLPVVVVTELEAKRHHPELGYFARQALRLLDEYRIRHGRLDVPLPVGELGGTLRVELNNTDVAVLPAALSKGNGRMEDNDTRILAVARNLQAEGYDVTVVSKDLPLRIKASSVGLLAEEYRAELAITDSGWTGMAELTLPGEDIDELFAQESVLLPQAADLPVHTGLVLQSEKGKALGRVTAEGRIKLVRGDREVFGIKGRSAEQRIALDLLLDPEIGILSMGGRAGTGKSALALCAGLEAVLERRQHRKVMVFRPLYAVGGQDLGYLPGTHDEKMNPWAQAVFDTLSAVTSRDVIEEVVARGMLEVLPLTHIRGRSLHDAFVIVDEAQSLERNVLLTVLSRIGQDSRVVLTHDVAQRDNLRVGRYDGVVAVVERLKGHPLFSHITLTRSERSPIAALVTEMLEEGRI, encoded by the coding sequence GTGGCGAACAGCAAGAAGCGCCTCACACCCGACCGGCGCACCTATGTGATCGACACCAGCGTCCTGCTCGCCGATCCGGCGGCCATGACCCGCTTCGACGAGCACGAGGTCGTGCTCCCGGTGGTCGTGGTGACGGAGCTGGAGGCCAAGCGCCATCACCCGGAACTGGGCTACTTCGCGCGGCAGGCCCTGCGCCTCCTCGACGAGTACCGGATCCGGCACGGCAGGCTGGACGTGCCGTTGCCGGTCGGCGAGCTCGGCGGGACACTGCGCGTCGAGCTCAACAACACGGACGTCGCCGTGCTCCCCGCGGCCCTTTCCAAGGGGAACGGGAGGATGGAGGACAACGACACCCGCATCCTCGCGGTGGCCCGCAACCTCCAGGCCGAGGGCTACGACGTCACGGTCGTCTCGAAGGACCTGCCGCTGCGCATCAAGGCGTCGTCGGTCGGCCTGCTCGCCGAGGAGTACCGCGCGGAGCTCGCCATCACCGACTCCGGCTGGACCGGCATGGCGGAATTGACACTGCCCGGAGAGGACATCGACGAGCTCTTCGCGCAGGAGTCCGTGCTCCTGCCGCAGGCCGCCGACCTGCCCGTGCACACTGGTCTGGTGCTCCAGTCGGAGAAGGGCAAGGCACTCGGGAGGGTGACGGCGGAGGGCCGGATCAAGCTGGTGCGCGGCGACCGCGAGGTGTTCGGCATCAAGGGCCGCAGCGCCGAACAACGCATCGCGTTGGACCTGCTGCTCGACCCCGAGATCGGCATCCTCTCGATGGGCGGCCGGGCGGGCACCGGCAAGAGCGCGCTGGCGCTGTGCGCCGGCCTGGAGGCCGTGCTGGAAAGGCGGCAGCACCGGAAGGTGATGGTCTTCCGCCCGCTGTACGCGGTGGGTGGGCAGGACCTCGGCTACCTGCCGGGCACCCACGACGAGAAGATGAACCCGTGGGCGCAGGCCGTCTTCGACACGTTGTCGGCGGTGACCAGCCGGGACGTCATCGAGGAGGTCGTCGCCCGCGGCATGCTCGAGGTGCTGCCGCTGACGCACATCCGGGGCCGTTCGCTGCACGACGCGTTCGTCATCGTGGACGAGGCCCAGTCCCTGGAGCGGAACGTGCTGTTGACGGTGCTCTCGCGCATCGGGCAGGACTCGCGTGTCGTTCTCACCCATGACGTGGCACAGCGGGACAATCTGCGCGTCGGCCGGTACGACGGAGTGGTGGCGGTCGTGGAACGACTCAAGGGGCACCCGCTCTTCTCCCACATCACGCTCACGCGTTCGGAGCGTTCGCCGATCGCCGCGCTGGTGACCGAAATGCTGGAGGAAGGTCGGATTTAA
- a CDS encoding transglycosylase SLT domain-containing protein has protein sequence MSRISVRGFAVASATAVTTVGAVVGVASGSEQAPSNDIEATAADATLLADIPAGGNAQVQTVSLTQQADAQTTAAHSAAKKSAQEAARKQAAEDAAAKKEAAEEAAREAKEREEAEAASRNAERTDFAVQSSYTTAEVQAMARQIVGAGQFQCFSNIVDHESGWDYTATNPSSGAYGLMQALPGTKMASAGADWRTNPATQIKWGVNYMNDRYGSPCGAWDFWQANNWY, from the coding sequence GTGAGCCGGATTTCGGTCCGGGGATTCGCCGTGGCGTCAGCCACCGCGGTCACCACTGTCGGCGCCGTCGTCGGTGTGGCTTCGGGGAGCGAGCAGGCACCCTCGAACGACATCGAGGCCACTGCCGCCGACGCGACGCTCCTCGCCGACATACCTGCGGGTGGCAACGCCCAGGTTCAGACTGTCTCCCTGACGCAGCAGGCGGACGCCCAGACGACGGCTGCGCACTCCGCGGCCAAGAAGTCCGCCCAGGAAGCCGCGCGCAAGCAGGCCGCCGAGGACGCCGCCGCGAAGAAGGAGGCGGCCGAGGAGGCGGCACGCGAGGCGAAGGAGCGCGAGGAGGCCGAGGCAGCCAGCCGCAACGCCGAGCGTACGGACTTCGCCGTCCAGTCCTCGTACACCACCGCCGAGGTCCAGGCGATGGCACGGCAGATCGTCGGAGCAGGCCAGTTCCAGTGCTTCTCCAACATCGTCGACCACGAGTCGGGCTGGGACTACACCGCCACCAACCCGTCCTCCGGCGCGTACGGCCTGATGCAGGCCCTGCCCGGGACGAAGATGGCCTCCGCCGGCGCCGACTGGCGGACCAACCCGGCGACCCAGATCAAGTGGGGCGTGAACTACATGAACGACCGCTACGGCAGCCCGTGCGGCGCATGGGACTTCTGGCAGGCCAACAACTGGTACTGA
- a CDS encoding A24 family peptidase — protein sequence MDVAEGLRVLVAAGYGAGAGALLPRPAYRLSVEPGEAWRGRCPDGHPLRGRGGGWLGRARCGDCGTYGRSARAFAAGSALVCAALALVVGPRPELAVWLLAVPVALLLAAVDRAVNRLPDILTLPLAFGTAALLGVAALLPGAAGSWPRALLGGVVLSAAYGVLFLIQPNAMGFGDVKLALPLGLALGWYGWGALLTGAFLGFLSGAVYGITLVLRGRATRSSALAFGPFMVLGTLGGLLLAA from the coding sequence GTGGACGTGGCCGAGGGGTTGAGGGTGCTGGTGGCGGCCGGTTACGGGGCGGGGGCCGGGGCACTGCTGCCACGGCCGGCATACCGCTTGTCGGTGGAGCCGGGGGAGGCGTGGCGGGGCCGGTGCCCGGACGGGCATCCGCTGCGCGGGCGGGGCGGCGGGTGGCTGGGCCGTGCCCGGTGCGGGGACTGCGGGACGTACGGCCGGTCGGCGCGGGCGTTCGCCGCGGGCTCGGCCCTGGTGTGTGCGGCGCTCGCCCTCGTGGTCGGGCCCCGACCGGAGCTGGCGGTGTGGCTCCTCGCCGTCCCGGTGGCGCTGCTGCTCGCCGCGGTGGACCGGGCCGTCAACCGGCTGCCCGACATCCTCACCCTGCCACTGGCGTTCGGTACGGCCGCGCTGCTCGGCGTCGCCGCGCTGCTACCCGGAGCGGCCGGGAGCTGGCCTCGTGCCCTGCTCGGAGGGGTGGTGCTGAGCGCCGCGTATGGTGTGTTGTTTCTCATTCAACCGAATGCGATGGGATTCGGCGACGTGAAGCTCGCCCTGCCGCTTGGGCTCGCCCTGGGCTGGTACGGCTGGGGTGCTCTGCTGACCGGCGCGTTCCTCGGTTTCCTCTCCGGCGCGGTCTACGGAATCACCCTTGTCCTGCGCGGACGCGCCACCCGGAGCAGCGCGCTCGCCTTCGGCCCCTTCATGGTGCTGGGCACGCTGGGGGGTCTCCTGCTCGCGGCCTGA
- the mgrA gene encoding L-glyceraldehyde 3-phosphate reductase, translating into MNDALHYRAADSRYDTMTYRRSGRSGLKLPAISLGLWHNFGDDRALGAQRAILRRAFDLGVTHFDLANNYGPPPGSAELNFGTLLAQDFRPYRDELVISTKAGYDMHPGPYGEWGSRKYLLSSLDASLRRMGLDYVDIFYSHRFDPDTPLEETMGALASAVHQGKALYVGVSSYNAARTREAARLLRDMGVRPLIHQPSYSMINRWTEDDGLLDTLEEEGMGCISFAPLQQGMLTDKYLGGIPEGSRATQGKSFDPGWLTDEVRRRLGGLNDIARRRGQSLAQLALSWVLRDPRMTSALIGASSVAQLEANVAALDGPALTDAELADIDALATSEPGVNIWSRSSES; encoded by the coding sequence ATGAACGACGCACTCCACTACCGCGCCGCGGACAGCCGTTACGACACCATGACGTACCGGCGCTCCGGCCGCAGCGGGCTGAAACTCCCGGCGATCTCGCTCGGCCTGTGGCACAACTTCGGCGACGACCGCGCCCTCGGCGCCCAGCGCGCCATCCTGCGCCGCGCCTTCGACCTCGGCGTCACGCACTTCGACCTGGCCAACAACTACGGCCCGCCGCCCGGCTCCGCCGAGCTGAACTTCGGCACGCTCCTCGCCCAGGACTTCCGCCCGTACCGCGACGAGCTGGTGATCTCCACCAAGGCCGGCTACGACATGCACCCCGGCCCGTACGGCGAATGGGGCTCCCGCAAGTACCTGCTCTCCTCGCTGGACGCCTCGCTGCGGCGGATGGGGCTCGACTACGTCGACATCTTCTACTCGCACCGCTTCGACCCGGACACCCCGCTCGAGGAGACCATGGGGGCCCTGGCCTCCGCCGTGCACCAGGGAAAGGCGCTGTACGTGGGCGTCTCCTCGTACAACGCGGCGCGCACGCGCGAGGCGGCGCGGTTGCTGCGCGACATGGGCGTACGGCCGCTGATCCACCAGCCGTCCTACTCGATGATCAACCGGTGGACGGAGGACGACGGACTGCTCGACACGCTGGAGGAGGAGGGCATGGGCTGCATCTCCTTCGCCCCGCTCCAGCAGGGCATGCTCACCGACAAGTACCTGGGCGGCATCCCGGAGGGTTCCCGGGCCACACAGGGCAAGTCGTTCGACCCCGGCTGGCTGACGGACGAGGTACGCCGCCGGCTGGGCGGCCTGAACGACATCGCGCGGCGGCGCGGCCAGTCCCTCGCGCAGCTCGCCCTGTCCTGGGTGCTGCGCGACCCGCGCATGACCTCGGCACTCATCGGCGCGAGCAGCGTGGCGCAGCTGGAAGCGAACGTGGCGGCGCTGGACGGACCCGCGCTGACCGACGCGGAGCTGGCGGACATCGACGCACTGGCCACCTCGGAGCCCGGCGTGAACATCTGGTCCCGCAGCAGCGAGAGCTGA
- a CDS encoding AI-2E family transporter — protein MERERRVDRFLDGVQKWAARAAERRARATMDDPVLSGPGGSGSGPGGGSGSGSGSGSGDDGERDPRRYPAPPSYAPAVVAKPEPAAAIPWGMRVAAEAGWRLLVLAGVIWVLTKVVSTVSLLIIAFSAGLLITALLQPTVARLRRLGVARGLATLLTFIMGTVFIGLIGWFVAWQIMENLPTLTERIQDGIEELKRWAVNGPFHVSEDQVNNIAGTVSDWIGDNSKTITSASLTGVTVVLEFFSGALLAMFVTLFLLYDGRRVWDWTLNFVPAAAREGVAGAGPRAWVTLTGYVRGTVIVALIDGLFIGIGLYFLDVPMAVPLAVLIFLFSFVPIVGAVTSGALAVLVALVTNGLFTSLLVLAVVLAVQQIESHILQPFILGRLVRVHPLGVVLSVTAGGLIAGIPGAVVAVPLVAVTNTAVGYLRAYAHEQVVRRSTEGRGPGPYGATVAAVAPTSAPSASTGAARRAESTTEPPAPEQRDLADGAADATPGAAGASDEGKGADGNGADRNGPGGSEPPPR, from the coding sequence ATGGAACGGGAACGCAGGGTCGACAGGTTCCTGGACGGCGTGCAGAAGTGGGCCGCCCGCGCCGCCGAACGCCGGGCGCGGGCCACCATGGACGATCCGGTGCTCTCCGGACCCGGCGGGTCCGGCTCCGGGCCGGGCGGCGGTTCGGGTTCGGGCTCGGGCTCCGGTTCCGGGGACGACGGCGAGCGGGACCCGCGCCGCTACCCGGCACCGCCCTCCTATGCACCGGCCGTCGTGGCCAAGCCCGAGCCGGCCGCCGCGATCCCGTGGGGCATGCGGGTGGCGGCCGAGGCCGGCTGGCGGCTGCTCGTGCTGGCCGGTGTCATTTGGGTGCTCACCAAGGTCGTCAGCACCGTCAGCCTGCTGATCATCGCGTTCTCCGCGGGCCTGCTGATCACCGCGCTGCTCCAGCCCACGGTCGCCCGGCTGCGCCGGCTTGGCGTCGCCCGGGGTCTGGCGACCCTGCTCACGTTCATCATGGGCACCGTCTTCATCGGTCTCATCGGCTGGTTCGTCGCCTGGCAGATCATGGAGAACCTGCCGACCCTGACCGAGCGCATCCAGGACGGCATCGAGGAGCTCAAGAGGTGGGCCGTCAACGGTCCCTTCCACGTCTCCGAGGACCAGGTCAACAACATCGCCGGCACGGTCAGCGACTGGATCGGAGACAACAGCAAGACCATCACCAGTGCGAGCCTGACCGGTGTGACCGTGGTGCTGGAGTTCTTCTCCGGCGCGCTGCTGGCCATGTTCGTGACGCTGTTCCTGCTGTACGACGGCCGCCGGGTGTGGGACTGGACCCTCAACTTCGTTCCCGCCGCCGCGCGGGAGGGCGTCGCCGGCGCCGGCCCGCGGGCGTGGGTCACCCTCACCGGGTACGTGCGCGGCACGGTGATCGTCGCGCTGATCGACGGCCTTTTCATCGGCATCGGCCTCTACTTCCTCGACGTGCCGATGGCGGTACCGCTCGCCGTGCTGATCTTCCTCTTCTCCTTCGTGCCCATCGTGGGTGCCGTGACCTCCGGTGCGCTGGCGGTCCTGGTCGCGCTGGTCACGAATGGCCTGTTCACCTCGCTGCTCGTGCTCGCGGTGGTGCTGGCCGTCCAGCAGATCGAGAGCCACATCCTGCAGCCCTTCATCCTGGGCCGGCTGGTGCGGGTGCACCCGCTGGGCGTGGTCCTGTCCGTCACCGCGGGCGGCCTCATCGCCGGCATCCCCGGCGCCGTGGTGGCCGTGCCGCTGGTCGCGGTGACCAACACGGCCGTCGGCTACCTGCGGGCGTACGCGCACGAGCAGGTGGTGCGGCGCTCCACGGAGGGGCGGGGCCCGGGACCGTACGGCGCGACGGTCGCGGCGGTCGCGCCCACGTCCGCGCCGTCGGCGTCGACGGGCGCCGCGAGGCGGGCCGAGTCGACGACGGAGCCCCCCGCGCCGGAGCAGCGGGACCTCGCCGACGGCGCGGCGGACGCCACCCCCGGCGCCGCCGGCGCCTCCGACGAGGGGAAGGGCGCCGACGGGAACGGCGCCGACCGGAACGGTCCCGGCGGCAGCGAACCGCCGCCGCGCTGA
- a CDS encoding FtsX-like permease family protein, translated as MTRTTLAPPPPAPEADRDRPQPGTLRRWATDLAMGARFAVGGGREGWVRTVLTAFGVGIGVTVLLVAASVPNMIGAREARTEARENYGFTPGGATIQKSDRSALQLTTDTTYHGERVRGRILQPEGDRPPVPPGIDGLPGPGEMLASPALRDLLNSPDGALLRERLPYDVVGTVAKEGLAGPGELTYYAGSDELAGVDNAHRIDRFDVVGPPEPLHPVLLLLIVVICVVLLLPVGAFMAAAVRFGTERRDRRLAALRLVGTDGRATRRIAAGEAGAAALLGLAVGTAGFLALRPALSGLRMQELSVFTSDVVPDPLITVLIALAVPGCAVLVTLLALRGVVIEPLGVVRRSEPRRRHLWWRLIPPVLGVGLLVPLFGDFAEEGGQLETAMVAGGIVLILVGVTALLPWLVEFAVRRLHGGRLPFQLAVRRLQLDSGTAARAVSGITVAVAGSIALAGLLGSVAEQETRETGQDPTRAQMAVHADPSAVGGADAFAARLADALGVRDAWGVTHGYVFEAGEDPDDSPWVGVTVADCATLRRLAPLPSCKSGDVFLAPATGQQSSYSPDVEPGTRLDLGDPDQEDGRKRTERDPGIWTVPEDARTVRTVEDPSGRLTEGVLATPGSLDAGRFPSATAALFVRLDPGEPEAREYVRNAVAAVGPDPYVMDLTSEKTSRELQMIKRGLYVGAVGILVLIGASMIVSVLEQLRERKRLLSVLVAFGTRRSTLAWSVLWQTALPVLLGLALAALTGAGLGAVLLRVAGLPMGVDGAALGAMTGLGGALIVVVTLLSLPVLWRLMRPDGLRTE; from the coding sequence ATGACCCGGACGACACTCGCCCCGCCCCCGCCCGCCCCCGAAGCGGACCGGGACCGTCCACAGCCCGGCACGCTGCGGCGCTGGGCCACGGACCTCGCCATGGGCGCCCGCTTCGCGGTCGGCGGCGGACGCGAGGGCTGGGTGCGCACGGTGCTCACGGCGTTCGGCGTCGGCATCGGAGTGACGGTGCTGCTGGTGGCGGCGTCCGTGCCGAACATGATCGGCGCCCGCGAGGCACGCACCGAGGCCCGAGAGAACTACGGCTTCACCCCGGGCGGGGCGACGATCCAGAAGTCGGACCGTTCGGCACTCCAGCTCACCACCGACACCACGTACCACGGCGAACGGGTGCGGGGCCGCATTCTCCAGCCGGAGGGCGACCGGCCGCCGGTACCGCCGGGCATCGACGGACTCCCCGGCCCCGGCGAGATGCTGGCCTCCCCCGCGCTGCGCGACCTGCTGAACTCGCCCGACGGCGCGCTGCTGCGGGAGCGGCTGCCGTACGACGTCGTCGGCACCGTCGCCAAGGAGGGCCTCGCCGGACCCGGCGAACTCACCTACTACGCGGGCAGCGACGAACTGGCCGGGGTGGACAACGCCCACCGCATCGACCGGTTCGACGTCGTGGGCCCGCCCGAACCGCTGCACCCCGTCCTGCTGCTGCTCATCGTCGTGATCTGCGTGGTGCTGCTGCTGCCGGTGGGCGCCTTCATGGCGGCCGCCGTCCGGTTCGGCACCGAACGCCGCGACCGGAGACTCGCCGCGCTACGCCTGGTCGGCACCGACGGCCGGGCGACCCGCCGTATCGCGGCGGGCGAGGCGGGAGCGGCCGCGCTGCTCGGCCTCGCCGTCGGCACCGCGGGCTTCCTGGCCCTGCGTCCCGCCCTCAGCGGGCTGCGCATGCAGGAGCTGAGCGTCTTCACCTCCGACGTGGTGCCCGACCCGTTGATCACCGTGCTCATCGCGCTGGCCGTCCCCGGCTGCGCGGTGCTGGTGACGCTGCTGGCGCTGCGCGGCGTGGTGATCGAGCCGCTGGGAGTGGTGCGCAGATCGGAGCCGCGGCGACGCCACCTGTGGTGGCGGCTGATCCCGCCGGTGCTCGGAGTCGGCCTGCTCGTCCCGCTGTTCGGCGACTTCGCCGAGGAGGGCGGACAGCTGGAGACCGCGATGGTGGCGGGCGGCATCGTGCTGATCCTGGTGGGCGTGACGGCGCTGCTGCCGTGGCTCGTGGAGTTCGCGGTACGGCGCCTGCACGGCGGCCGCCTGCCGTTCCAGCTCGCGGTGCGCCGGCTCCAGCTCGACAGCGGCACGGCAGCTCGCGCGGTCAGCGGCATCACCGTCGCGGTGGCCGGTTCGATCGCCCTGGCCGGCCTTCTCGGCTCCGTCGCCGAACAGGAGACGCGGGAGACCGGGCAGGATCCCACGCGCGCCCAGATGGCCGTGCACGCGGACCCCTCCGCCGTGGGCGGTGCGGACGCGTTCGCCGCCCGGCTGGCGGACGCCCTGGGCGTGCGGGACGCCTGGGGCGTCACCCACGGCTACGTGTTCGAGGCGGGCGAGGACCCGGACGACTCACCCTGGGTCGGCGTCACCGTCGCCGACTGCGCCACCCTGCGACGGCTGGCACCGCTGCCCTCCTGCAAGAGCGGAGACGTGTTCCTCGCCCCGGCCACCGGGCAGCAGTCCTCGTACTCCCCGGACGTCGAGCCGGGCACACGGCTGGACCTCGGCGACCCGGATCAGGAGGACGGCCGGAAGCGCACGGAACGGGACCCCGGCATCTGGACCGTGCCCGAGGACGCCCGCACGGTGAGGACCGTCGAGGACCCCTCGGGGCGGCTCACCGAAGGGGTGCTGGCGACGCCCGGGTCGCTCGACGCCGGGCGGTTCCCGTCCGCCACCGCCGCGCTCTTCGTCCGTCTCGATCCCGGCGAGCCGGAGGCCCGGGAGTACGTGCGCAACGCGGTCGCCGCCGTGGGGCCCGACCCGTACGTCATGGACCTCACCTCGGAGAAGACCAGCCGCGAACTCCAGATGATCAAGCGCGGCCTGTACGTGGGTGCGGTGGGGATCCTGGTCCTGATCGGCGCCAGCATGATCGTCTCGGTGCTGGAACAACTCCGGGAGCGCAAGCGGCTGTTGTCGGTGCTGGTCGCCTTCGGCACCCGGCGCTCGACGCTCGCCTGGTCGGTGCTCTGGCAGACCGCGCTCCCCGTCCTGCTGGGCCTCGCGCTCGCAGCCCTCACCGGTGCCGGGCTCGGCGCGGTGCTGCTGCGGGTCGCCGGCCTGCCGATGGGCGTCGACGGGGCGGCGCTCGGGGCGATGACCGGGCTCGGCGGTGCGCTGATCGTCGTGGTGACCCTGCTGAGCCTGCCGGTGCTGTGGCGGCTGATGCGGCCGGACGGCCTGCGCACGGAGTGA
- a CDS encoding SPFH domain-containing protein, with translation MPDHDTTAQPDELPDMPAPQVREKAAHSIGGGLALLFGLVGFLLGAGGIALGGILIGNGTAGVGAPLLIIGIVLLIGSVFAMAGLNMVAPGEARVVQFFGRYTGTIRADGLRWVNPLTTRTKISTRVRNHETAVLKVNDAYGNPIELAAVVVWQVADTAQATFEVDDYVEFVSTQTEAAVRHIAIEYPYDAHDEDALSLRGNAEEVTEKLAVELTARVQAAGVTIIESRFTHLAYAPEIASAMLQRQQAGAVVAARKTIVDGACGMVEDAVSRIAAQNFVELDEERKAAMVSNLLVVLCGDRSPQPVLNTGTLHQ, from the coding sequence ATGCCCGACCACGACACGACCGCCCAGCCCGACGAACTGCCCGACATGCCGGCACCCCAGGTGCGGGAGAAGGCCGCGCACAGCATCGGCGGCGGCCTCGCACTCCTCTTCGGCCTCGTCGGCTTCCTGCTCGGCGCGGGCGGCATCGCCCTCGGCGGCATCCTCATCGGCAACGGGACCGCGGGCGTCGGCGCACCACTGCTGATCATCGGCATCGTGCTGCTGATCGGCTCCGTCTTCGCCATGGCCGGCCTCAACATGGTCGCCCCCGGCGAAGCGCGCGTGGTGCAGTTCTTCGGCCGCTACACCGGCACCATCCGCGCCGACGGCCTGCGCTGGGTCAACCCGCTGACCACCCGCACCAAGATCTCCACCCGTGTCCGCAACCACGAGACCGCCGTGCTCAAGGTCAACGACGCCTATGGCAACCCGATCGAGCTGGCCGCGGTCGTCGTGTGGCAGGTCGCGGACACCGCGCAGGCCACCTTCGAGGTGGACGACTACGTCGAGTTCGTCTCCACCCAGACCGAGGCCGCCGTCCGGCACATCGCCATCGAGTACCCGTACGACGCCCACGACGAGGACGCGCTGTCGCTGCGCGGCAACGCCGAGGAGGTCACCGAGAAGCTCGCCGTCGAGCTGACCGCGCGCGTGCAGGCGGCCGGCGTCACCATCATCGAGTCCCGCTTCACCCACCTCGCCTACGCGCCGGAGATCGCCTCCGCGATGCTCCAGCGGCAGCAGGCCGGCGCGGTGGTCGCGGCACGGAAGACCATCGTCGACGGCGCATGCGGCATGGTCGAGGACGCGGTGAGCCGGATCGCGGCGCAGAACTTCGTAGAACTCGACGAGGAGCGCAAGGCGGCCATGGTGAGCAACCTGCTGGTCGTGCTGTGCGGCGACCGGTCCCCGCAGCCCGTGCTGAACACCGGGACGCTCCACCAGTGA
- a CDS encoding isoprenyl transferase — protein MKLRDLVYRLYARRVEDRLDLARVPEHIGVILDGNRRWARASGGTTEQGHRAGAGKIQELLGWCSETDVQVVTLWLLSTDNLSRPDNELLPLLGIIEDTVRDLAADGRWRVHHVGQLDLLPGRTQRVLKEAEEKAGSVDGILVNVAVGYGGRQEIADAVRSLLADHAGRGTGLHELAENLTVEDIAEHLYTSGQPDPDLVIRTSGEQRLSGFMLWQSAHSEYYFCDVFWPAFRKVDFLRAMRDYAARHRRYGG, from the coding sequence ATGAAGCTTCGCGACCTGGTGTACAGGCTCTACGCGCGGCGGGTGGAGGACCGCCTCGATCTCGCGCGTGTGCCGGAGCACATCGGGGTGATCCTGGACGGCAACCGCCGCTGGGCTCGCGCTTCCGGGGGGACCACCGAGCAGGGCCACCGGGCCGGCGCCGGAAAGATCCAGGAACTGCTGGGCTGGTGCTCCGAGACGGACGTCCAGGTGGTCACGCTGTGGCTGCTCTCCACGGACAACCTGAGCCGCCCGGACAACGAACTGCTGCCGCTCCTGGGCATCATCGAGGACACGGTGCGCGACCTGGCCGCCGACGGCCGCTGGCGGGTGCACCACGTGGGTCAGCTCGATCTGCTGCCCGGACGCACCCAGCGGGTGCTGAAGGAGGCCGAGGAGAAGGCCGGCAGCGTGGACGGGATACTCGTGAATGTCGCCGTCGGTTATGGCGGCCGCCAGGAGATCGCCGACGCCGTGCGCTCGCTGCTCGCCGACCACGCCGGCCGCGGCACCGGCCTCCACGAGCTGGCTGAGAACCTCACCGTCGAGGACATCGCCGAACACCTCTACACCAGCGGCCAGCCCGACCCGGACCTGGTGATCCGCACCAGCGGCGAGCAGCGGCTGTCCGGCTTCATGCTCTGGCAGAGCGCCCACTCGGAGTACTACTTCTGCGACGTGTTCTGGCCGGCCTTCCGCAAGGTCGACTTCCTGCGGGCGATGCGCGACTACGCCGCCCGCCACCGCCGCTACGGGGGCTGA
- a CDS encoding TIGR03086 family metal-binding protein, which yields MCTLLEHVVDGTQRTAALGEAGPGAVMEEETPRGVPDDGWAAAYARARARFRAAWADDGGLAGTYTVPWGDVPGHGVVGAEVQETVVHAWDLARALGAVGRLDARLAEATLPFAEQIVPAEPRGGAVPFGPVRPTAPDAGPYTRLAAWLGRDVG from the coding sequence GTGTGCACGCTGCTGGAGCACGTCGTCGACGGCACGCAGCGCACGGCGGCGCTGGGTGAGGCGGGCCCGGGGGCGGTCATGGAGGAGGAGACGCCGCGCGGGGTCCCGGACGACGGCTGGGCCGCGGCCTATGCCCGGGCGCGCGCCCGGTTCCGCGCCGCGTGGGCGGACGACGGCGGGCTGGCGGGCACCTACACCGTGCCGTGGGGCGATGTGCCCGGTCACGGCGTGGTGGGTGCTGAGGTGCAGGAGACCGTGGTGCACGCCTGGGACCTGGCCCGCGCACTGGGCGCGGTCGGCCGTCTCGACGCGCGGCTCGCCGAGGCGACCCTGCCCTTCGCCGAGCAGATCGTCCCCGCCGAACCCCGGGGCGGTGCCGTGCCCTTCGGCCCGGTACGCCCGACCGCTCCGGACGCCGGCCCCTACACCCGGCTCGCCGCCTGGCTCGGCCGCGACGTGGGCTGA